CTGCATGCCAATCCTGCATCCGCAAAGTACTGCACAGAAACTGACGACAAAACTTCCAAGCACCGTAAGAAAAATATACTTTCCGCCAAATCCTGCACCCAGCCCTCCAAACATCCCATCCAGTGACATTGCAAGTGCAAAAAATACAGCCTCCACACACGACATGGTCGCCGAATGGTCGCGGTCTGCCATTACCGGATTGTTGTAGATACTCAGAATAAAACTGAGCTGTGAAAAAGAGATTTTGACTTTCTTACAGAGGAACTTATGACGCTCAATATATTTTCTGATCGCATACTCTGTCAGCTTAAAAATTCCCACTGCAAGCAGTCCGAAAAAACTTAAATATATTGCATATTTTTTTAAAAGTATCCCCTGTAACGCCATCCCCGCATAAAGTGATATCCCTAATATTCCACTGCAGACCGTGCTGATGCATAACGCTGCCACAGATCCGATCTTTATCTGCTCACTCCCACACGCCACACACGCCACAAAGACATCCACACTGACAGCTATGATCAAAAGAATTACCTGCACTTTTTTCTACCTCAGACATAAAACCTTCTGTTTTATCATATGTCAGAGATTCAAAAATGCATCTTTACCTTTGATACTGTTCTCCATTTCCGAATAACTCATTACAAAGAATCAGCCAAAATTCCAGCTTTTCACACTGTTATCTCAGTCAAGTCTTTCGACAATACCAAGGACTTTCTGATAAGCCGCCGCCACCTCATCCAAAAGCGGTTTAAGCTCCCTTTCCGGTTCGCCATCCCTAAGTTCTTCGCATAACTCCTGTGCCGGAATGAGAAGCGGCGTCAGTCCCAGATTCATCGCAAGTCCCTTTAAATTATGTACATGTGTAAACGCCTGCTCATAATCCTTTTCTTCCAGTGCCTTACACAGCGACTCATAATTCGTATCCGTCAGAATCAGTTTTAAAAATTTCCCGATCCTCTCCTCCGTCTTGAGCCGCCGTAAGACCTCCTGTAAATCTGCGCCCATCTCCTTGTAACATTCTTCCAGCGTCATATTTGCTCCCCTTTCACGTTAAGTTTTTTAGTTCATTATCCAACAAATGATGGTTTGTTGAGATATGTGTCGCCCGTCCAAATGGTGTGTCGTAGGTTTGTGAATGGCATCTTGCGCAAAGCCAGAGTTAATTTTGGTTCCGTTGTACGAAAATAAGAAAAGTCTAAGTGTGTCTGAGTTAGATTTTTTCGGAGTGACGTGAACGGCAACAACGAGTCATCCATGACTCGATGCTGCCTTGTTCTGCCATCCGTGGCAGAACATCACTGTGTATCTACAGACACACAATCTCAATCTGACCATTATCAGATTGAGATAGATTTTCTAATTTTCTCCCAAAGTCACAAAATTACTTCGGCTTTGCGCAAGATGCCAGCCGTCAGGTTATGAACACCATTTGGGTGGGCGGTTCATCTCAAAACTGGGGGCGTAGGTGCGAATTTTTGACATTTGCACGAATGGAAATATGCTTAAAATGCTAATGTGCTGTATCATTAATATTCATCCTAAGGAATTGCTAGAATTTTTATCTGCTGCATTGCATAATACGGATTACTTGGCAAATTGCCAGACCAAATAACACAGAATATTTTTTCAAATGTGTATGGCAATAAACATGGGCATAACGGGATACATTGAAATTTTTTCCAACGTTATCAAACCAATAATAATCTATTAAACATAGTTATTTGGAAATATTTTTATCAACATAAGACACTAAAAATTTACGCACCACCCAAGGTTGTAAAATGAGTTCCCCGGAGAAGGGTGTTTCACAACCTTGCGGCTGGCAAATCGCATCAAGCCGGGACTCGTTTTGTGACTTTGGGAGAAAATTAGTCAATCTTAGACTGCCTGTCCGCAACACAGTGTTGTGCTGCCACGGACGGCAGCACAAGTCCTAATGTGCCCGGATGGCACATTTAGGACGCACACGTCACTCTGCCACAACCTGAACCAGGCAGCCTTAGATTGTCTTATTTTCGGACAACGGAACAAAACAGTCCTGGCTTGATGCGATCTGCCAATCGAAAACCCCCGGAACCACCCTTCGCCGGGGAACTCACGATACCGCAAACCACAATTAGTCGGGTATTTCATAAGATTACAAAAAAAGCAGCCCCTGAACCGCCCTCACGTGATTCACGACCTGCTTTTCTTTTTACGCTACACGAATGACATTCAACACTTCCCCATATGCTGCTTTTTTGTTCTCTAAAGCCTCTTCTGTCATCTCTTCTGTTACAAAGCCAAGTTCTCCTGTAACACCCTGCGCATCAATATAGTCTACATTTCCAAATATTTTTTCCACAGATGCTTTATCTGTACCTGACACTCTGACAAAGAAACGGTTCTTTGCGCTGCGGTAATCTACCAGTTCTAATTTCTTTGAACTCCACTCCACCGGTATATTCTTATCAAGATTCTTTGCCATTTCCACAACATCCGCAACAACTGCACTGGCTGTCGGGAGTTTTCCTGCACCGCTTCCATAGAACATTGCATCTCCAAGTACATTTCCACGGACAAAGATTGCATTGAACACACCGTTTACATTATATAACGGATGCTCTTTCGGTAATAAGAATGGGGCAACCATTGCAACATACCCGCCGTCTGTCTTTTTGCTTGTTGCAAGAA
The Roseburia rectibacter DNA segment above includes these coding regions:
- a CDS encoding Hpt domain-containing protein; this translates as MTLEECYKEMGADLQEVLRRLKTEERIGKFLKLILTDTNYESLCKALEEKDYEQAFTHVHNLKGLAMNLGLTPLLIPAQELCEELRDGEPERELKPLLDEVAAAYQKVLGIVERLD
- a CDS encoding manganese efflux pump; the protein is MQVILLIIAVSVDVFVACVACGSEQIKIGSVAALCISTVCSGILGISLYAGMALQGILLKKYAIYLSFFGLLAVGIFKLTEYAIRKYIERHKFLCKKVKISFSQLSFILSIYNNPVMADRDHSATMSCVEAVFFALAMSLDGMFGGLGAGFGGKYIFLTVLGSFVVSFCAVLCGCRIGMQASKRWKADVSWLGGVLFVILAFQKMI